In the genome of bacterium, one region contains:
- the gmk gene encoding guanylate kinase, whose amino-acid sequence MTAERPGSGRLFVVTAPSGAGKSSLCKELIASVPGLRFSTSHTTRGPRPLEADGRDYHFISRDEFRAQVDAGRLAEWTEIHGNLYGTSMDELESARAEGFDLILDIEGRGAAQIRAKWPNSVFIFVIPPSLSELRERLYGRDSDPREEIEMRLKSAAEEITYLPNYDYIIINEDFDEAVFRLVSIVVAERSRRDSQIDRLPEEFRPRR is encoded by the coding sequence ATGACCGCCGAACGACCCGGATCCGGCCGCCTGTTCGTGGTCACCGCGCCGTCCGGCGCGGGCAAGTCTTCGCTTTGCAAGGAGTTGATCGCGTCCGTGCCCGGCCTTCGCTTTTCGACAAGCCATACGACACGCGGCCCGCGGCCGCTGGAGGCCGACGGGCGGGATTACCACTTCATCTCCCGGGACGAATTCCGCGCGCAGGTTGACGCGGGGCGATTGGCCGAATGGACGGAAATCCACGGCAACCTTTATGGAACGAGCATGGACGAGCTCGAAAGCGCCCGCGCCGAAGGGTTTGACCTGATCCTCGACATCGAGGGCCGGGGCGCGGCGCAAATCCGCGCCAAGTGGCCGAATTCGGTCTTCATCTTCGTCATCCCGCCAAGCCTCTCCGAGCTGCGCGAGCGGCTTTACGGGCGCGATTCCGATCCCCGGGAGGAGATCGAAATGCGCTTGAAGAGCGCGGCGGAAGAAATCACTTATCTGCCGAACTATGATTATATTATTATCAACGAAGATTTCGACGAGGCGGTCTTTCGCCTTGTTTCGATCGTGGTCGCGGAACGGAGCCGGCGCGATAGCCAGATCGATCGCCTGCCCGAGGAGTTCCGGCCGCGACGCTAG